The following are encoded in a window of Armatimonadota bacterium genomic DNA:
- a CDS encoding penicillin-binding protein 2, giving the protein MPKRKRANPDSKARIYVCAAVVTLAFGGAMFSQARAQLILRDDVLSRDSPWSGKRSSAPTTPQIGAIISSDGQILAETENVYEFSLFYDRLPHSPTFFMELSEATGFSASDLQSGAWSSRKSWRADRLLNNGQKSMVRRIATKWRADGVSLLAIGSRYYPLLEAASGVIGRVGADGPVNGIELEQAAALRTNDITLTINSELQVAAHTAVRHAVEINKADSGTAIVIDPTTGDVLAMVNWPSFNPESVTDPSLDYNTAYMAQFEPGSTFKILTLAKAIDSGAIRRDNSLVCDGRITVGGQALRCDEHGGSRAHGTVDNEKAIARSCNISAAQWSMAVGVDGMRDFIATLGILAPPGIGLPSEKGSRFKQNPGNATRQIAELGFGQSIGVPAILMANAFAALANDGLRMKLRLIKSVGKRETPVESAERIVSAEAAAYVRKLMESVIHEEYGTADQLMIPGYRIAGKTGTSQKIGTAVGGNISNFVGFVPAGKPRAVIYVVIDNPRAGQIYGGIVAGPAFREIALAVIDQLEIPRSPQPAETSDSQE; this is encoded by the coding sequence ATGCCGAAGCGGAAACGCGCTAACCCGGACAGCAAAGCGCGCATTTACGTATGCGCGGCAGTCGTCACGCTTGCGTTTGGCGGGGCGATGTTCTCTCAGGCCAGGGCGCAGCTGATTCTCCGCGACGACGTGCTCTCTCGAGACAGCCCGTGGTCGGGGAAGAGGAGCAGCGCCCCGACTACGCCGCAGATCGGAGCGATCATCTCATCTGATGGACAGATTCTCGCAGAAACCGAAAACGTCTATGAGTTCTCACTGTTCTATGACCGCCTGCCGCACAGCCCGACGTTTTTCATGGAACTGTCTGAGGCGACCGGTTTCTCGGCGTCGGACCTGCAGTCAGGAGCGTGGTCGAGTCGAAAGAGCTGGCGCGCGGACCGCCTGCTGAACAACGGCCAGAAGTCGATGGTCCGCCGGATCGCTACCAAGTGGCGAGCGGACGGTGTGTCCCTGCTTGCCATCGGTTCGAGATACTATCCGCTGCTGGAAGCCGCCAGCGGAGTCATCGGAAGGGTTGGGGCGGACGGTCCGGTGAACGGGATCGAGCTTGAACAGGCAGCGGCGCTGCGAACGAACGACATCACGCTCACGATCAACTCGGAGCTGCAGGTTGCCGCTCACACCGCCGTCCGGCATGCGGTCGAGATCAACAAGGCGGACTCAGGCACCGCGATCGTGATCGATCCTACGACCGGCGACGTTCTGGCGATGGTGAATTGGCCGTCGTTCAACCCGGAATCCGTAACAGATCCGTCACTGGACTACAACACCGCGTACATGGCGCAGTTTGAGCCGGGGTCCACGTTCAAGATTCTTACGCTGGCCAAGGCGATCGACTCGGGTGCGATCAGAAGAGACAACAGCCTGGTCTGCGACGGGAGAATCACGGTCGGCGGCCAGGCGTTGCGGTGCGACGAACACGGCGGCTCACGCGCGCACGGAACTGTCGACAACGAGAAGGCGATCGCCCGGAGCTGCAACATCAGCGCAGCGCAGTGGTCGATGGCGGTCGGAGTTGATGGAATGCGAGACTTCATTGCAACCCTCGGCATTCTCGCCCCGCCGGGGATCGGACTACCTTCCGAGAAGGGTTCGCGTTTCAAACAGAATCCCGGCAACGCGACCAGGCAGATCGCCGAGCTTGGATTCGGCCAGTCGATCGGCGTACCGGCTATCTTGATGGCGAACGCATTTGCCGCGTTGGCGAACGACGGACTCCGAATGAAACTTCGGCTGATCAAGTCAGTCGGCAAACGCGAGACGCCTGTCGAATCAGCAGAGCGCATCGTGTCTGCGGAGGCGGCAGCGTACGTTCGCAAACTCATGGAATCGGTGATTCACGAGGAGTACGGCACCGCCGATCAGCTCATGATCCCGGGATACCGGATCGCTGGAAAGACGGGCACTTCGCAGAAGATCGGCACGGCGGTCGGGGGCAACATCTCGAACTTCGTCGGATTCGTTCCGGCTGGAAAGCCGCGCGCGGTGATCTACGTCGTTATCGACAACCCTAGAGCAGGCCAGATCTATGGCGGCATCGTTGCTGGGCCGGCGTTCAGGGAAATAGCCCTAGCCGTCATCGACCAGC
- the rsmH gene encoding 16S rRNA (cytosine(1402)-N(4))-methyltransferase RsmH: MIDQRTHEPVMTEEVMEHLSLKPGAVVVDGTVGLGGHSLEMAARIAPEGILLAFDWDEQMLDVAKERLSKIEHVEVRFFHCDYRRIPQVVTDVGLTRVDAILLDMGLNNAQIEDDSRGMSFRRSGPLDMRMDRSSGQPASDLVNEWSAAEIETVLHDYGDENWAKKIAQVIVDRRKLNRLETTDQLVDCVLAAIPAAKRQRGIHPATRTFQAIRIAVNGELEGLIEAVEQAAQCLSLGGRMVVLTYHSGEDRAVKRAFRSLSESDEFSLPFKKPLIPSQSEVASNPKSRSAKLRAIHRVRISQEAA, translated from the coding sequence TTGATCGACCAGCGAACGCACGAGCCTGTGATGACCGAGGAGGTCATGGAGCATCTGAGCCTCAAGCCAGGAGCGGTCGTCGTCGACGGCACCGTCGGCCTGGGAGGACACAGCTTGGAAATGGCGGCTCGGATCGCCCCCGAAGGAATCCTGCTGGCTTTCGACTGGGACGAGCAGATGCTCGATGTGGCGAAGGAGCGCCTGAGCAAGATCGAGCACGTGGAGGTTCGCTTCTTCCATTGCGACTACCGACGGATACCGCAAGTCGTGACGGATGTTGGGCTGACCAGAGTCGATGCGATTCTGCTCGACATGGGCTTGAACAACGCGCAGATCGAGGACGACAGTCGAGGGATGAGCTTCCGTCGCTCAGGGCCGCTCGACATGAGAATGGACAGATCGTCTGGCCAGCCCGCGAGCGACTTGGTGAATGAATGGAGCGCCGCAGAGATCGAGACCGTCTTGCACGACTACGGCGACGAAAACTGGGCAAAGAAGATCGCGCAGGTAATCGTCGACCGGCGCAAGCTGAACAGGCTCGAAACGACCGACCAGCTCGTGGATTGCGTTCTGGCAGCGATCCCTGCTGCAAAACGGCAACGTGGGATTCACCCGGCGACGCGGACGTTCCAGGCGATTCGTATCGCGGTCAACGGTGAGCTGGAAGGGCTGATCGAAGCCGTCGAACAGGCTGCGCAATGCCTAAGCCTTGGTGGGCGCATGGTCGTGCTGACCTACCACTCCGGCGAAGATCGAGCGGTCAAGCGCGCGTTCAGATCGCTCTCTGAGAGCGACGAGTTTTCATTGCCGTTCAAGAAGCCGCTGATTCCGTCGCAGTCGGAAGTAGCCAGCAATCCCAAAAGTCGAAGCGCGAAGCTTCGCGCAATACACAGAGTACGCATATCACAGGAGGCAGCATGA
- a CDS encoding Gfo/Idh/MocA family oxidoreductase — MSKKTLNVGLIGYQFMGKAHSNAYRQVNRFFDLPIQIRMHTLCGRSESGVSAAAGALGWENWGTSWEKVVESAEIDVIDIATPGNSHCEIAVAAAEAGKIVFCEKPLGNTLADAERMLNAVQKAGVQHSVFHTYRKVPAIALAKSMIEDGVLGELHHFRGVYLQDWIADPSFPLVWRLQRDVAGSGALGDIGSHTVDLARYLVGEIDEVVSSMHTFVRKRPKVGQIDDHMGARASDEMGEVTVDDSAMFLARFVNGVQGTFEASRFAVGRKNHNRFEINGSKGSIVFNLERMNELEYFDNTADEDRRGFSLIQTTEAHHPYAGNYWPVGHITGYEHTFVNLIADALASIDSGTEISPNFVDGYENQRVLDAVERSHATRSWVKLQGS, encoded by the coding sequence ATGAGCAAGAAGACACTCAACGTTGGGCTGATCGGTTACCAGTTCATGGGCAAGGCGCACAGCAACGCCTACCGGCAGGTCAATCGGTTCTTCGACCTTCCGATCCAAATCAGGATGCACACTCTGTGCGGCAGGTCAGAGTCGGGTGTCAGTGCGGCCGCGGGTGCGCTAGGTTGGGAAAACTGGGGGACAAGTTGGGAGAAAGTTGTGGAAAGCGCGGAAATCGACGTGATCGATATCGCTACGCCAGGCAACTCCCACTGCGAAATAGCCGTTGCCGCCGCTGAGGCAGGGAAGATCGTCTTCTGTGAGAAACCGCTTGGAAACACGCTTGCCGACGCCGAACGCATGCTCAATGCGGTCCAGAAGGCCGGTGTCCAACACTCCGTTTTCCACACCTACCGCAAGGTTCCGGCGATAGCGCTGGCCAAGAGCATGATCGAAGACGGCGTCTTAGGTGAGTTGCACCACTTCAGGGGCGTCTACCTCCAGGACTGGATTGCGGATCCGAGCTTCCCGCTGGTGTGGCGATTGCAGCGAGATGTAGCCGGCAGCGGTGCTCTTGGCGACATCGGCAGCCACACCGTTGACCTCGCTCGATACTTGGTCGGCGAGATTGACGAAGTCGTTAGCAGCATGCACACGTTTGTAAGGAAACGGCCTAAAGTTGGACAGATCGACGACCACATGGGTGCTCGAGCAAGCGATGAGATGGGAGAAGTCACGGTCGATGACAGCGCGATGTTCTTGGCGAGGTTTGTCAACGGGGTACAAGGAACGTTTGAGGCGAGCCGGTTCGCGGTCGGTCGGAAGAACCACAACAGATTTGAGATCAACGGCAGCAAAGGGTCGATCGTATTCAACCTCGAACGGATGAACGAGCTGGAGTATTTCGACAATACTGCCGACGAAGACCGCCGCGGGTTCTCACTGATCCAGACGACGGAAGCGCATCACCCGTACGCCGGCAACTACTGGCCGGTCGGCCATATCACCGGCTACGAGCACACGTTTGTGAACCTAATTGCGGACGCTTTGGCGTCGATCGACTCTGGCACGGAAATCTCGCCCAACTTCGTCGACGGGTACGAGAATCAGCGCGTACTAGACGCCGTCGAGAGGAGCCACGCCACCAGAAGCTGGGTGAAGCTGCAGGGCAGCTAG
- the dusB gene encoding tRNA dihydrouridine synthase DusB: protein MSEQRMPNSRQTAYKPFTVGDITVDPPLLLAPMEDVTNQPFRRIAKRIGRPGLMFTEFISAMAIHHGALKTRDKMQVADDERPLGIQIFGGVPDVMAETARVAVEMGADLVDINMGCWVPKVCRTGSGAALMKDPDLATQIVSAVVAAVSVPVTVKVRAGWDWSLFAAPDLCSRFQDAGAQMITLHARFAKQGFEGQADWKLIEQLRKAVDVPLIGNGDIKTPEDAAKMLDQTGCDGVMVGRAAISNPWRLAQIRTGLTGDSPPVEPSLEERTDVAIEHAKSMVAHRAGLGSYDDVLALPNAERTECELRGVRALRGQLPLYIKGVRGAAEIRGKLSRCSSIAEIEEILRSFALTVAAAGPAS from the coding sequence ATGAGTGAGCAGCGCATGCCGAACAGCAGACAAACCGCGTACAAGCCGTTTACCGTCGGCGACATCACCGTCGATCCGCCGCTGTTGCTCGCACCGATGGAGGACGTCACCAACCAGCCGTTCAGGCGGATCGCCAAGCGCATCGGTCGTCCTGGCCTGATGTTCACGGAGTTCATCTCGGCGATGGCGATCCACCACGGAGCGCTCAAGACTCGCGACAAGATGCAAGTCGCCGACGACGAGCGGCCGTTGGGGATTCAGATCTTCGGAGGAGTGCCGGACGTCATGGCGGAGACAGCGCGAGTGGCCGTCGAGATGGGGGCCGATCTTGTCGACATCAATATGGGCTGCTGGGTGCCGAAGGTCTGTCGCACGGGCTCCGGCGCTGCGCTCATGAAAGACCCTGACCTCGCGACTCAGATCGTTAGCGCGGTGGTCGCGGCAGTGTCGGTCCCGGTCACCGTCAAAGTTCGCGCTGGCTGGGACTGGTCGCTGTTCGCGGCGCCCGATCTGTGCAGCCGTTTTCAGGATGCCGGGGCGCAGATGATCACTCTGCACGCGAGGTTTGCAAAGCAGGGGTTCGAGGGGCAAGCCGACTGGAAGCTCATTGAGCAGCTTCGCAAGGCCGTGGACGTTCCGCTCATCGGCAACGGCGACATCAAGACGCCCGAAGATGCCGCGAAGATGCTGGATCAGACCGGGTGCGACGGCGTCATGGTCGGGCGCGCGGCGATCAGCAACCCGTGGCGACTTGCGCAGATCCGCACTGGATTGACGGGCGATAGCCCTCCGGTCGAGCCATCGCTTGAAGAGCGCACGGACGTCGCCATCGAGCACGCGAAGTCGATGGTCGCTCATCGCGCGGGCCTTGGATCGTACGACGACGTGCTCGCGCTGCCGAACGCGGAGCGAACGGAGTGCGAGCTGAGAGGCGTGCGCGCGCTTCGCGGTCAACTTCCGCTCTATATCAAGGGCGTTCGCGGTGCGGCGGAGATACGGGGAAAACTGAGTCGGTGCAGCAGCATCGCGGAAATCGAGGAGATACTTCGATCGTTCGCCCTGACCGTCGCGGCGGCTGGCCCAGCGAGTTGA
- a CDS encoding proline dehydrogenase family protein, which yields MFRALVLKLAGWSPIERLVTRSFLFRSLVKRFIAGEDLDTALRIGEEYVDKGFLVSMDLLGENVETTEEADRETNTYLKMAEMIAASPSKDRMNISVKLTALGLDLSDEVAEANYRKILTATKDSDIFVRADMEASEYTQRTVDIIDRLFKEFKNCGTVLQSYLLRTSEDVAHMIELGARVRIVKGAYLEPAEVAHQEKYRVDEQYVEQAKTLLRHGNYPAIATHDLRIVEQLKQFIKEENIASERFEWQMIYGVRRDLQRQLLEEGYNVRIYIPYGAAWYPYFSRRLAERPANLFFILKSLFQK from the coding sequence ATGTTCCGCGCCCTAGTCCTCAAACTCGCCGGGTGGAGCCCGATCGAGCGGCTCGTGACAAGATCGTTCCTCTTTCGTTCCCTGGTCAAGCGGTTCATCGCCGGCGAAGACTTGGACACAGCGTTGCGCATCGGCGAAGAGTACGTTGACAAGGGGTTCCTCGTATCGATGGATCTGCTCGGAGAAAACGTGGAGACAACCGAAGAGGCTGACCGTGAAACTAACACTTACCTCAAGATGGCCGAGATGATCGCAGCCTCTCCATCGAAAGACAGGATGAACATCTCGGTGAAGCTCACCGCGCTTGGATTGGACTTGAGCGACGAGGTCGCGGAAGCGAACTACCGTAAAATCCTCACTGCGACGAAGGACAGCGACATCTTTGTGCGAGCCGACATGGAGGCCAGCGAGTACACGCAACGAACCGTTGACATCATCGATCGGCTGTTCAAGGAATTTAAGAACTGCGGAACGGTCTTGCAGAGCTATTTGCTGCGCACTTCGGAGGACGTCGCGCACATGATCGAGCTCGGGGCGCGCGTGCGCATTGTCAAGGGCGCATACCTTGAGCCGGCCGAGGTAGCGCATCAAGAGAAGTATAGAGTCGACGAGCAGTACGTCGAGCAAGCTAAGACGCTGTTACGACACGGCAACTACCCGGCAATCGCAACGCACGACTTGCGGATCGTGGAGCAGCTCAAGCAGTTCATAAAGGAGGAGAACATCGCAAGCGAACGGTTCGAGTGGCAGATGATCTACGGCGTCCGGCGCGACTTGCAGAGACAGCTGCTCGAGGAGGGGTACAACGTCCGAATCTACATCCCGTACGGCGCGGCCTGGTACCCGTACTTCAGCAGGCGTTTGGCTGAGCGCCCGGCCAACCTGTTCTTTATCCTCAAATCACTGTTTCAGAAGTGA
- a CDS encoding cyclic nucleotide-binding domain-containing protein, which produces MNNFDILKGSYLTNDLSDEQVNRVAEVSEQMTFADLQEVLREFDDACDVYILIEGKARVTTDSGDLIARLKPGDIVGEMGLFEMQARTASVISDGDSRFLCLCGEKLNALLDEDSTIGVKILRNVGRSLCAHLRSSNIQLEAVLGNL; this is translated from the coding sequence ATGAATAACTTCGACATCTTGAAAGGAAGCTATCTGACCAACGACCTCAGCGACGAGCAGGTGAACAGGGTCGCTGAGGTTTCAGAGCAGATGACCTTTGCTGATCTTCAAGAGGTACTGCGGGAGTTCGACGACGCCTGCGACGTGTACATTCTCATCGAGGGCAAGGCGCGCGTAACGACCGACTCGGGCGACCTCATTGCTCGGCTCAAGCCGGGCGACATCGTCGGTGAGATGGGCCTTTTCGAGATGCAAGCACGCACAGCCTCGGTCATCAGCGACGGCGATTCGCGATTCCTCTGCCTTTGTGGCGAGAAACTGAACGCTCTTCTCGACGAAGATTCGACGATCGGAGTGAAGATACTGCGCAATGTCGGAAGGTCGCTGTGCGCGCACCTGCGATCTTCGAACATCCAGTTAGAAGCGGTACTCGGAAACCTCTAA
- a CDS encoding ATP-grasp domain-containing protein, producing the protein MIKKILIANRGEIAVRVIRAAREMGVLTVAVFSDADADAMHTRLADEAVHIGDSKPSASYLDMDKIIAVAKEAGADAIHPGYGFLSERAGFSGACEKAGIVFIGPSASAMRKLGAKIDAKKLAVANDVPIVPGFFKSGASDKQLKKAAKEIGYPVMLKASAGGGGRGMRIVRDPAEFDSELKLASDEALKGFGDGAMMVEKLIDRPRHIEVQFLADSHGNVACLFERECSLQRRHQKVVEESPSPVMTNELWQGMRSASERLVKASGYVGAGTVEFMFDESSGEFYFLEVNARLQVEHPVTEAITGVDLVQWQIKIASGEELALSEKLMKGDRSAISGHAIEARIISEDPAKGFMPSIGKIVGWAEPLTDGVRVDTGFEAGAEVSQFYDSLLAKVIAHSNDRAGAIAKLDAALQDFHVLGVTTNIALLLDVIDHEGFVAGRFDTGFLSREFGEWSGGCDVPEELGNIAAMAAVSTNGKDAESKSKAWETTDSFRIAHT; encoded by the coding sequence ATGATCAAGAAGATTCTGATCGCGAACCGAGGCGAGATCGCCGTGCGCGTGATCCGCGCCGCTCGGGAGATGGGCGTGCTGACGGTCGCGGTTTTTTCCGACGCGGACGCGGACGCGATGCACACGAGGCTAGCTGATGAGGCGGTGCACATCGGCGACTCGAAACCTTCAGCGAGCTACTTGGACATGGACAAGATAATCGCCGTCGCAAAAGAGGCCGGCGCGGACGCGATCCACCCGGGGTACGGTTTCCTGAGCGAGCGAGCGGGTTTTTCCGGGGCATGTGAGAAGGCAGGGATCGTCTTCATCGGCCCTTCCGCAAGCGCGATGCGGAAGCTCGGCGCTAAGATCGATGCCAAGAAGCTTGCGGTCGCGAACGACGTGCCGATCGTGCCGGGTTTCTTCAAGTCGGGCGCATCTGACAAGCAGCTAAAGAAGGCGGCGAAGGAGATCGGCTACCCGGTGATGCTCAAGGCTAGCGCGGGCGGCGGTGGGCGCGGCATGCGGATCGTCCGCGACCCAGCGGAGTTCGACAGTGAGTTGAAGCTCGCGAGCGACGAGGCTCTTAAGGGGTTTGGCGACGGCGCGATGATGGTCGAGAAGCTGATCGACCGACCGCGCCACATCGAGGTGCAATTCCTGGCTGATTCACACGGCAACGTCGCGTGTCTCTTTGAACGGGAGTGCTCGCTACAACGCCGCCACCAGAAAGTCGTCGAGGAATCCCCGTCGCCGGTGATGACGAACGAGCTTTGGCAGGGGATGCGCAGCGCCTCCGAGCGGCTTGTGAAAGCGAGCGGCTACGTCGGCGCGGGGACGGTCGAGTTCATGTTCGACGAGTCGAGCGGCGAGTTCTACTTCCTCGAGGTCAACGCGCGGCTGCAAGTCGAGCACCCGGTTACAGAAGCGATCACGGGCGTCGACCTCGTTCAGTGGCAGATCAAGATCGCAAGCGGGGAAGAGCTTGCCCTTTCCGAGAAGCTGATGAAAGGCGACCGCAGCGCGATCAGCGGCCACGCGATCGAGGCGCGGATCATCAGCGAAGACCCAGCGAAAGGGTTCATGCCGAGCATCGGCAAGATCGTCGGCTGGGCCGAGCCGCTGACCGACGGCGTGCGGGTGGACACGGGGTTCGAGGCTGGCGCCGAGGTGTCACAGTTCTACGACTCGTTGCTCGCGAAGGTGATCGCGCATTCAAACGACAGAGCCGGCGCAATTGCGAAACTCGACGCGGCCCTGCAAGACTTCCACGTCCTCGGCGTGACCACGAACATCGCGCTTTTGCTCGATGTAATCGATCACGAGGGCTTTGTCGCGGGCCGATTCGACACAGGGTTCCTCTCGCGGGAGTTCGGCGAGTGGTCAGGCGGATGTGACGTTCCAGAAGAGCTAGGCAACATCGCTGCCATGGCCGCTGTTTCCACGAACGGTAAGGATGCGGAGTCGAAGTCAAAAGCCTGGGAAACTACGGACTCGTTCCGGATTGCGCATACTTGA
- a CDS encoding enoyl-CoA hydratase/isomerase family protein, whose product MLIVEPDGPVLRITMDRPEVLNAFNDVLIQALRDAFKNMPEGTRVVVLSGEGKVFSAGGDLNWMGEAANYTEDENYEDALKLGRLFEAIAECPAVVVAKVQGAAFGGGCGLVAASDVAVAVERTKFSFSEVRLGLIPATISPFVIPKIGSGHARHLFTTGEAFEADHALRIGLVHKVVGADDLDETVDAVVKSVLRNGPESVASAKHVALHGPYEMEKSARLLAKARSSEEGKEGVAAFLEKRKASFVVDE is encoded by the coding sequence ATGCTCATAGTCGAGCCTGATGGGCCGGTGCTAAGGATCACGATGGACCGGCCGGAAGTCCTCAACGCGTTCAACGACGTACTGATCCAGGCGCTCCGCGACGCCTTCAAGAATATGCCCGAGGGCACCAGGGTCGTGGTGCTGTCGGGTGAGGGCAAGGTGTTCAGCGCAGGCGGCGACCTGAACTGGATGGGCGAGGCCGCGAACTACACCGAAGACGAGAACTACGAGGATGCGCTCAAGCTCGGGCGTCTTTTTGAGGCTATCGCGGAGTGTCCGGCAGTTGTCGTCGCGAAGGTACAAGGTGCGGCGTTCGGCGGGGGTTGCGGATTGGTCGCGGCGAGCGATGTGGCGGTCGCGGTGGAGAGAACGAAGTTCAGCTTCAGCGAAGTGCGGCTGGGGCTGATTCCTGCGACGATCTCGCCGTTCGTGATCCCCAAGATCGGCAGCGGCCACGCCCGGCATCTGTTCACGACCGGCGAGGCTTTCGAGGCCGACCACGCGTTACGCATTGGACTGGTGCATAAGGTTGTTGGGGCAGATGACCTCGATGAGACCGTAGATGCGGTCGTCAAGAGCGTATTGCGCAATGGACCAGAATCGGTTGCGAGCGCGAAGCACGTCGCGCTACACGGCCCTTATGAAATGGAGAAGTCGGCGCGACTGCTAGCGAAAGCGCGATCGAGCGAAGAAGGGAAGGAGGGAGTCGCCGCGTTCTTGGAAAAGCGCAAGGCGTCGTTCGTGGTCGACGAATGA
- a CDS encoding DUF3592 domain-containing protein: protein MIKPKALFVAALFVYLIGAGMTFYTLYVMSTAVPVGAVVFRHEVVRRDRTDDDDTYTPRVHFRFQYDGGVAEAHNIRPGVSESYGSRSMAQGAVNEFPVGSTVTAYVPKGDPGKAYLIPEPSFIPVAFVLFGVAILCGALYMRMLSSDGPTARSRRAYYVLWPMLILAVLCAIAVPWTLTVEGSMLSTKMLWGFTALLTITPPLLVLVVKNRYETIDPFRDDESLD, encoded by the coding sequence ATGATCAAACCGAAAGCACTCTTCGTCGCAGCGCTCTTCGTCTACTTGATAGGAGCGGGGATGACTTTCTACACGCTCTATGTGATGAGCACGGCGGTTCCGGTTGGGGCCGTGGTGTTTCGCCATGAAGTGGTGCGGCGCGACAGAACGGACGACGATGACACCTACACGCCGCGTGTTCATTTCCGGTTCCAATATGATGGCGGAGTCGCTGAGGCCCACAACATCCGTCCTGGCGTAAGCGAGAGCTACGGCTCGCGCTCCATGGCCCAAGGGGCTGTTAACGAGTTTCCCGTCGGCTCTACGGTGACGGCGTACGTTCCTAAGGGCGACCCTGGCAAGGCGTACTTGATCCCCGAGCCGAGCTTCATTCCTGTGGCGTTCGTTCTCTTTGGCGTTGCGATCCTGTGCGGAGCGCTGTATATGCGCATGCTGTCGAGCGACGGGCCGACAGCGCGGTCGCGTAGGGCGTACTACGTTCTCTGGCCCATGCTGATCCTCGCCGTCCTGTGTGCGATCGCCGTTCCCTGGACTCTGACTGTCGAGGGGTCGATGCTCTCGACGAAAATGCTCTGGGGGTTCACCGCGCTGCTGACGATCACCCCTCCCCTGCTCGTACTCGTGGTCAAGAACCGTTACGAGACGATCGATCCCTTTCGGGATGACGAGTCACTCGACTAG
- a CDS encoding aspartate ammonia-lyase encodes MDFRIEKDSLGDVQVPADAYWGSQAERSRQLFQISGLTSHPKMIDAYIMLKKACARANTDLGLLDKEIGEAIIQACDEILEGKMRDQFPVDVFHMGAGTSLNMNCNEVLANRAEEILGGAKGEYKKVSPNDHPNYGQSTNDTFPTAMRIMARTMMTDLFAAVDKLADALEAKGEEFDGVLKSGRTHLQDAVPIRLGQEFAAYGAAVRRSRKWLAYAASELEVLGIGGSAVGTGLNTHPEYRFKVIDNLSSYTGVDFKPADDMREAMQSQLCMSALSSGLRVFCLELTRITNDLRLLASGPLTGLAEINLPAVQPGSSIMPGKVNPSMAENMNLVLFQVLGQCQSLDYCVQAGQLELNVMMPSMAFSAQFSLQILTNALNTYTDNCIVGITANEETCKRYAETSPSLATALNVFIGYKKAAEVVKIALAEGKSIPEVVREMGLLDEETLKKALDPANLTEPGIPGS; translated from the coding sequence ATGGACTTTCGGATCGAGAAGGACTCCTTGGGCGACGTCCAGGTGCCAGCCGACGCCTACTGGGGCAGCCAGGCCGAGCGCAGCCGCCAGCTGTTCCAAATAAGCGGGCTGACATCGCACCCGAAGATGATCGACGCGTACATCATGCTGAAGAAGGCGTGCGCGCGCGCGAACACCGATCTCGGGCTGCTCGACAAGGAGATCGGCGAGGCGATCATCCAGGCTTGCGACGAGATTCTGGAAGGGAAGATGCGCGACCAGTTCCCGGTGGATGTGTTCCACATGGGCGCGGGGACTTCGCTCAACATGAACTGCAACGAGGTGCTCGCCAACCGTGCGGAAGAGATCCTGGGCGGGGCCAAAGGCGAGTACAAGAAGGTCAGCCCGAACGACCACCCGAACTACGGCCAGTCCACCAACGACACGTTTCCGACGGCGATGCGGATCATGGCGCGCACGATGATGACGGACCTTTTCGCCGCCGTCGATAAACTGGCTGACGCTTTGGAGGCGAAGGGCGAGGAGTTCGACGGGGTTCTCAAGTCGGGTCGTACGCACTTGCAGGACGCGGTGCCCATCCGACTGGGTCAGGAGTTTGCTGCGTACGGCGCGGCAGTGCGGCGGTCTCGCAAGTGGCTGGCGTACGCGGCTTCGGAACTGGAAGTTCTAGGAATCGGCGGCAGCGCGGTCGGCACGGGGCTGAACACGCACCCCGAATACCGTTTCAAAGTCATCGACAATCTGTCGTCTTATACGGGGGTCGACTTTAAGCCTGCCGACGACATGCGCGAGGCGATGCAGTCGCAGCTCTGTATGTCTGCTCTCTCTAGCGGCCTGAGGGTTTTCTGTCTAGAGCTGACGCGCATCACGAACGACTTGAGGCTGCTTGCTTCCGGCCCCCTGACCGGCCTTGCGGAGATCAATCTTCCTGCGGTGCAGCCGGGCTCTTCGATCATGCCGGGGAAGGTGAACCCCTCGATGGCGGAGAACATGAACCTCGTGCTGTTCCAGGTGCTCGGCCAGTGCCAGTCGCTCGACTACTGCGTGCAGGCGGGGCAGCTCGAGCTGAACGTGATGATGCCGTCGATGGCGTTCTCCGCGCAGTTCTCCCTGCAGATCCTGACCAACGCTCTGAACACCTACACCGACAACTGCATCGTCGGCATCACGGCGAACGAAGAGACGTGCAAGCGGTACGCCGAAACATCGCCTTCTCTGGCGACCGCGCTGAACGTCTTCATCGGCTACAAGAAGGCCGCCGAGGTCGTCAAGATCGCCCTGGCCGAAGGCAAGTCCATCCCCGAAGTCGTGCGCGAAATGGGTTTGCTCGACGAAGAGACCCTAAAGAAAGCCCTCGACCCCGCGAACCTCACCGAGCCGGGAATTCCTGGGTCGTAA